The genomic stretch TCACAATCACGGCATCGCCCCCTGGAATTTTGTGTGAATTATAGGGGAATATACGAACTTTTTGATGTCAATTTTCATGACAAATAAGGAGCAAAACCGTGATGTTGTCGCGGCCGCTGGCGGAGAGAGAGAGGTCGACAAGCGTCTGCACAAGAGACAGCGGCGGCGCGTCCGCCAGGCAGGTGAGGCGGATCTCATCCTCGCTCACCATGTCCGTGAGACCGTCGCTGCACAGCAGGAGTTTGTCGCCCGGCTGAAGTGTCAGGCGCACGCTGTACGGCTCGACAAGGAACTCGTCCTCCGGGATCCCCAGATGTTGGGTGAGGCAGTGCCCCCGCCCGCCCGCCGCGCGCGGCGCCGGGACCGTGTGGTCCAGCGACAGCTTGGTGAAGTCCTCTCCGCGCAGCAAATAGGCCCGGCTGTCTCCCACGTTGCAGACCCGCAGGGTCCTGCCCTCGATGAGGGCCAGGACCGCTGTGGACCCGATGATCGTGTTTTGGCGCGCCGCCTCCAGGCAGATGCGCCGGTTTGTCTCAGCGAAATAACGGTCCAGCGCCTCGGCGTCGCCCGGGTCCGCGCCGGACAGGCACTCGTGGAGGAGTGAGGCGGCCAAAAAGGAGGCGCGCTCCCCAAAGGCGTAACCGCCCAGTCCGTCGAAGACGGCAAAGAGTCCGGACCCGACGAACGACTGCTCGGTGGTGAGACCCGCGTCGGCCTCCTCCGGGGAGAGAAACCGGCCGTTGAAGTAGAAGTTATCCTCGTTGTTGGCGCGCACAAAACCCGTCTCTGAGCGGATGGCTGCCTGCCAGTGAAATCCGCTCATACGGACCATTCGTACTTGACGATGGAACGGTAGACGATGGCGAGGGTCTGTTCCCGCGTCAGGTTTGAGAGGGGCCGGAAGGCGTCGCCGGTGCCGCGCATGATGTCGTTTTCATACGTGTACTCCACAAACGGCGCCGCCCACTCCGCGATCTC from Oscillospiraceae bacterium encodes the following:
- a CDS encoding protein phosphatase 2C domain-containing protein, translating into MSGFHWQAAIRSETGFVRANNEDNFYFNGRFLSPEEADAGLTTEQSFVGSGLFAVFDGLGGYAFGERASFLAASLLHECLSGADPGDAEALDRYFAETNRRICLEAARQNTIIGSTAVLALIEGRTLRVCNVGDSRAYLLRGEDFTKLSLDHTVPAPRAAGGRGHCLTQHLGIPEDEFLVEPYSVRLTLQPGDKLLLCSDGLTDMVSEDEIRLTCLADAPPLSLVQTLVDLSLSASGRDNITVLLLICHEN
- a CDS encoding S-layer homology domain-containing protein, encoding MAEWAAPFVEYTYENDIMRGTGDAFRPLSNLTREQTLAIVYRSIVKYEWSV